The sequence ataataaatctaatgttgttgattgggtattgtatatcttaatatttttttgtttataaacttggtcaaagtttgtaaagcttgactttgaccaaagctaatatgcgaactaaataaaaacggagggagtacaatatcaAATGTATAAAATATAAAACCACGTCTTATGATGGATTTAGTGATATATGTTTGGCATTctgatgtaaatgtttttctctgGAACTTAATCAATGTTTATGAGGTTTGACTCAAGAAAATCTAGATACACTGCATTATGAAACGGAGAGAGTATAAGGCATGCACGGCATACGATAAGACCATCTTCTCAACGACTAATGCGCCTTTAGAAACAGATTGAGACGTAAAAGAAAACTCAATTGACTACACAGAGGTCCTTCCTAAAATAAACGTAACGCTAGAGCGAGGTGAGCACCCCAAGATTCGTGATCTCGACGGCACACAGACCGCCATGGCATACCATTGACAGACCACCTACACTACACACACCGAACGAAAAAACGCAAAACAACAAAGAAGATCGCCCCCGCTCGACCATACGCCATGGATGCATGCCCAACAAAGGCATAAAGCATCGCGCATCATTCCAGTCCGTGACCGGTCGATCCGCGGTATGATAAGAACTGACCACGCTTTGGGGCCGACAAGAATCGCGGGCTGCCACGCCACCGCCGAGCAATCCTCATGATCGCTGACAGCAACGGAGCGACCGACGTGCGTACGCGCCGCGCCGGCGATCGATGCGCACGCGAGGACGGACCCTCCGCTCCCGAGATCCGGGTCCGGCCAGTGGAGGAGCGGAGCTAGCTGGGCGTGCGCAGTCGATGTCCCCCACCCCATCTTTCGCTGCTGCCTGTGGGCGACCGGCACGGGGTCGGGCCGCTCAGCGGTCCCTGGCAGGTGGCCAGGCCTGCCTGTGACGGTGCCGAAGCAGCTGTCATCGGGGCCAGGCCGGCCCCCGAACGGTACTTTAGTCGGGGAGATTAAGCTTCCAAACAAATGGAATGAAGTCGGGCAGATCAAGTTTTTTTCACTCCTAACATGTGTATACTGCTGGCCTACTCCACAAGGACACATCTGATGAAACCCTCCTCTGTTTGCTCCAGTGCATACGCGTTTATAAAAAGATGAACATTTCCTCAAAAAAAAAGCGAGATAAGGACGAACAGCAATCAGATTGAGGCGCCATCCAtccagtagtagtaacatcatcatcCGAGCAGTAACGCAACATTATTCCTGGATAGGAACAGTGGCGGGTGCGACTCGATCGCGGGCACGCCATGTGGGGTGATAGCACCGCAGTTCCCTCGCGTGGCAAAGACCCGGCAGAGATAAGCTCGGACCAACGCCCAAGACGGAGAACTCCATCTCGATTCCGTGGCACAGGGCAGCGCTGTTCTCCTCACCTGGTTCGGCCGGGCGTGGCGGTGGCTCCTGGTCCTGGCTTGGGTGGATGCACGCGATGCGCCAGCACGGGCGCGAGCGACGTGCGTCCGGTTCGTTCAATGCACGCACCTCGCCTGCCCCGCCCTGCCCAGGTACATGCAACATGCGGTGCATCGACCGGTCGCCGGATTGGATTGGATCGGATCGGATGAATTGAACACGAGCAGTCGTCGCGCCGCGAGATGAAAGTCGTGCGAAAATCCATGGAACGCTTTACTTGGTGGAAATAATAATACTGTACTGTACTAGTCAACTGATTTCACAATTAAGATcgctataaggctggtcatagtgaaagtaacataggtagtaacatagatgccacataagcaaaaatgatgatgtggcaagtagttaatgaggagagaggcaaatagagtaacataatatgttaccatcacatagcggtttccaatgcataatgagtctacaaagtaataaatgaaggcaactatgttaccacacctatgacactatccactatgaaggtagtaacatagactagtaacatatgtatgttactagtctaagttactccccactatgaccagcctaacatTAGCGGGTCAACTAATAAACTCACTGGCAAAGAGGATGTATACTAATTTGTACGTATTTGACCGGATCGAAGTAGATATACATACATACGTACACGCGGACACGTAATGCCCACTTGTCCTGCTGTTCTTCGCCAAAAAGCAAAGAAAACTAAAAATATCTCCTGGCGCTGTCGCCGCTTGCGGCAGATCACACGTTTGGGTCACTGCAAATCTCCTGGTCAGTGGATTTTCCTAGTCCCTCTCCTGCAGGCGACATATATACCAGTAAAAATCGACATCTGTTGGCACCTGTGCGGATAGTCTTGTACTGACGATGTCAAAAGGTATGGCAACGCCAACGCATGATGGGTGAGCTTTGGAGGATTGTGCACAAATGGCAAAAGTTTTTACTCATGAGTCGTATTCGCATCTCTTTTTTTTTTGGGACAATTCACATCTTGTTTGCCTCACGCAAGAATTGGATTATGGATATAAATAGAGTTTCACTGGCGCGAAAGTTATACTCATAAATTCTCAATCCCTATTCCAGTGAGTTAGAAAATGGTTAGCGGTTTTGCTCGACTGAGATTTCCTTATGTTGCACTTTCCTGGATGGACCGGCACTTAAGGAAAATTCAGTCGACGGAAATTCAGTCGACGTTTTTGCCCGACTAAATtcagtccggaaatacttgtcatcaaaatggataaaaggggatggatttagatgtattttagttctagatagatccttttttatctattttgatgataagtattttcggacggaaggAGTACTTTGTAAATCTTTGTCCGGTTCAGTCTGCCAATAAGTTCAAAGCACCTCCTCTGCGCCTGTATAATGTTGGTCGAATTCCAGTTGATGTTGGGAAACTTTGTAAGCCTGAACACGAGGTTAAAATTCTGAACACCCAACTTATGGTTCCTTGTGCACTAGCAAACCGTTTTAGGCAACAATGTGCCTTGTCGCTAGCCACTTGCCAATCTGCTGGGCGCATCTCTTTTCACCGTTTCTGATAATAGTTGTTAATCTTGTAAGAAAGTTATAAGTAATGCTATACTagaaatcttacattgaaggttgTTAGCTTTCAGTTACTCATACTGGTTCCTCAAACACTGACCAAGCTCTTTTACCTTCCAGTTCAGGTGAGCTGAGACCTCAGGTTTTCGGACTCACCGAAATCTCTATGAGCAACGAGAGAGGTGCCATATTGTGCAAGTGTAAATGTCGTTCGGGTGTTCCGTTCATTTGCTTAAACTTCTGTGTGCTTCACAAGTTGATTTTGTATTCACGTTTGCAACACACAAACACTAGCTTCGCCTAGTTCAGTTTCAGTGTGACATGCATGCTCTGAGCATAAACACGCAGGCTCACCGCATCAAACGAACTGAATCCTGCCAAAACCTTGATCATTCAGGATGCAACTCCTGATATTCAGTGTTCATCCAGGTTTCAGAACACCCCCCTGACAACGTCGTCGAAGAAGTTGTAGCATGTGGACTTGCGCTTGAACATAGCTGCTACTCCCGATACTATATTCCTACTTAAAACAGAACATAACTCTGCTAGAGCCCTTACTTAAGCAGAACTTAACACAAAGTAATGCCAAGAGTTCCTACAGCCGACTGGAAATACAACTGAACTAGGGTCCTAGAGAACTAAAGCAATAAAATTAAAACACGACGGACAGAGCGACAAGTTCAATCATGCATGAGCATCAGCTCACAACGTGATCACAAGTTGAGTCATGGATTCAAGAAAGAGCAGACACCGCTCTTATGATGGATCAGATGGCAACAAGAGGGCAGACagacgccgcgccgcgccgcgcctcgcCTGATGGAGCATGTCTAGAGCTATTTCACATGACCAAGGCGCTTGAGGGTCCATAACACACCTTGAGCACCTTGTTCCTGGGCAGCTCTCTTCTGGGGTTTGGGTTCACTGATGCACTCCACAACAGTGTCTGTGAACGTCTCCACAAGAACACTCACCTTGCATGTGAACCTGCAGAGTTAATAGAACATCAGATATGCCCATTTCTATTTCGAACTCTACCTACCATCTTAAGCAAATTATCAACCAGATGCATTTCCACCGCCCAGAATAGAAAACATAAGACATCAGAGTTGTTATTCATTAGCGTTGACGTGGTAGCTAGCCCGTGCTTATGAAACTACAGAAATTTTCTCAAAAGAACATGGACTTCTGGGCTACTTCTGAGTAGCCTTCAGTGTTTATCACCATTCCATTATTGCCGCTGCAGTGTTTATCAGCATTGGATTTACCAACTGCACGATCTTGTATAATTATTCAATTTTCAAACATTAGTGCATGACACATCAGAAATGCAGCTCGATTATCAGCTATGCATGCCATACGAGCTGGTAGTACAGCACAAAGCGTTCAAAGAACACTCAAGTGAGTATAGAATGGCCAGTAACTGTCACACCTTGCGGAGGAAGCCACTAGTGGCTTTGCCTATGATAATATGGATAATGTTACATTTGAGGTAATATAATGCACAATGCGCCTATATCTGTTGAAAGTACATAAAAAAACAAATTAAAGATTCGCCGGTTAATAGGAAAGCTTACAGTTTTGTATGGTCATGTCCATGTTCTTGAAACTCATATGTTGGACTCTTCCAGCCAATTGCACTGCAGAGTTGAGCCAGTCTCGAACTTGCTTCTGGTTCTTCATTTGCACCGCCTATGAATTCAAACAAAATCAGCAATTATAAAACAACAGTTTAACTTCAAAAATAAGATTTATGCATATATTGCTAGAGTGATGCATGCCCAAGATTTTATTTGAAACACTGTATTCTTAGTTACAATATTCTTGAACCAAAATACTGAACATTCAGATAATTAACTTCTTAACTGTATGAAATATTTGAACTGTAATGATCCTTTCTACCCGAGTCATGTCTTCGGAATTTGGACATGACATTTGCCCAAGGTATACATCATCACGAGAAAGTACACCATGCAACAGGTAATTTGTGAAGAAACTGTTAATACTGTATGTAAGATAAAGCACCATCGTTTCCTGACCAAAAGATAAAGCACCGCCCAGAAGGATATAAAGAACATGCTCGCATGCTATCTATATTACGTCAATGGTTTAAACTGGcaattttctagagaaggatttcACAGTAAACTAAGAATCATTCTAACCAGCTATTGTGAATTTTGTAATCCTGGACAGTCTGCAGAAGCCAGAGAAGTTAGTATCCATGTAAGTTAGTTTCAGTGCTATGTCCACATTACCTTGTTTTCATGCCAGATGAACGTCACTTTCTTCTGATATATCTCACTTCTCCTAATAATTTAAGTTACATGTTATAGTACAATAAATATCACTCCCTCTGCCCGTAAAAAAAATCATGCTTTTTCCACGCAAGAACAGTGTCAGGTCCCTGTTTCTCCGTGGCTTACCAAGATTGCCCCTTAATCCTCTCCATCCCATCGGCCTTTTCCTTAAATCTCATGTGGTAGTTATTCCAAATCTTGCGTGGTAGTTTGTGTGTTCCTAATCTGGCTAATGACTGATGTCAATTACTTCTATGAACGCATGATTAATTAGGGGCAGTTTTGGGGAAATAAGAAGGCCAGTTCTATCATTCATTAATCTATACGCCCAGAAAATTACGCCCCTTTTTT comes from Triticum aestivum cultivar Chinese Spring chromosome 5B, IWGSC CS RefSeq v2.1, whole genome shotgun sequence and encodes:
- the LOC123112112 gene encoding uncharacterized protein isoform X2: MVPPVYQEPSIMPINTRTEKELEEKEVLCTHKKPKATGCVAQPQQEIELAIESDNKGHGDPSPKESACVVLSSGEANGCGGANEEPEASSRLAQLCSAIGWKSPTYEFQEHGHDHTKLFTCKVSVLVETFTDTVVECISEPKPQKRAAQEQGAQGVLWTLKRLGHVK
- the LOC123112112 gene encoding uncharacterized protein isoform X1 codes for the protein MVPPVYQEPSIMPINTRTEKELEEKEVLCTHKKPKATGCVAQPQQEIELAIESDNKGHGDPSPKESACVVLSSGEANGCGEGHVLGGANEEPEASSRLAQLCSAIGWKSPTYEFQEHGHDHTKLFTCKVSVLVETFTDTVVECISEPKPQKRAAQEQGAQGVLWTLKRLGHVK